The DNA region CCGACCCACCACCGGCGGGGGCACCGGAGGGGGGCCGCCGTAGCGTGCCGTGGCGCTGTTGGCGGTGAGCGCGCCCTGTGGGGCGACCGGCCAGTCAGGAGATTGCACGGAGTCCATCAATCACTCGCAGGATGATGTCGGGGTCGAGAGCCTCGTCGGCGTCGGTGACGTGCACATCGAGATGACCGGCCGCCCGCAGGTCACCCACCAGCACCCGGGTCACACCGAAGTGCAGCCGGGTCTTGGCGGAGATCTCGGCGACCGAGATCGGCTCGTCACAGAGTGCCACGATCGCCTGGAGTTCCGGGGTCAGTCGGGCGGCTGTCAGGTGCCGCGCCTCGGCGGTCGACCGGGCCGTCACCTGGGTCTCCAGGCCGATCGTCGGGTCGGCTCCGGCCACCCGACCGGAGGTGAGCACGAACGGGCGCAGGCCGGTCGGTGTCCCAGGTTCCGTCCCGACCGCCGCCGGTGTCTCCGTCGGGTCGGGGGCACCGACCGGACGGGACTCGCGCAGATAGGGCCGGATCCGGGGGACCGGCCCCGGATCCGCACCGGCGGCGTCGGGGTTCACTGCTGTACGGAATTCTTGAGTTCGGCGATCAGACGCGGTGTCAGCGCACTACCGGCTCGACCGGCGAAGAGGGTCATCTCGTAGGCCACCGTGCCGAGATTGGCCGACCGGTCGGCCACCACCCCCAGCACCGAGCCGCTGCTGATCGCGCTGATCAGCAGATACCCCTCGGCCATGTCCACCACCACCCGGTTCAGCCCGCCGAGGGCGTACCAGCTGGCGGCGCCACCGGCCAGGCTGGTCATGCCGGAGACCACCGCGGCCAGCCGTTCCGCGTTGGACCGGTCCTTGATCGCGGACATGGCCATCAGCAGCCCGTCCGACGAGACGGCGATCGCCTCCACCACGCCCGCCGTGCTGGAGGTGAAGGTGTCCAGCAGCCAGTTGAAGGTGCGGGCCTCGGGGCTGAGGTCCCCGACCGGGTGGCCTGAGTGGTCGAGGTTCTCGTGTACGTGCGGGCTGGTCAATGTGGCGTTCCTTCGTCGTCGCTGCGGTCGGGGCGGACATCGCGCAGAGCCCGGGCGACCCCGGTCTCGAACGCATTGAGGAGATCGCGTACCTCGGCCGGGTCGCCGGGGTGGTCGGTGATCGGCGGCCGGGCCGGGGTGGTGACCAGGTTCGCACCGGGGACCCGCCGGGTCAGATGGGTCGGCGCGCCCGACGGTGCGGGGGCGATCGGCTCGGGGAGGACCTTCCCCCGCTGCTGTTCGG from Micromonospora sp. NBC_01739 includes:
- a CDS encoding roadblock/LC7 domain-containing protein codes for the protein MTSPHVHENLDHSGHPVGDLSPEARTFNWLLDTFTSSTAGVVEAIAVSSDGLLMAMSAIKDRSNAERLAAVVSGMTSLAGGAASWYALGGLNRVVVDMAEGYLLISAISSGSVLGVVADRSANLGTVAYEMTLFAGRAGSALTPRLIAELKNSVQQ
- a CDS encoding DUF742 domain-containing protein; protein product: MNPDAAGADPGPVPRIRPYLRESRPVGAPDPTETPAAVGTEPGTPTGLRPFVLTSGRVAGADPTIGLETQVTARSTAEARHLTAARLTPELQAIVALCDEPISVAEISAKTRLHFGVTRVLVGDLRAAGHLDVHVTDADEALDPDIILRVIDGLRAIS